cccctctctctctctctctctctctctctctctctctctctctctctctctctctctctctctctctctctctttttctctttctctctctctctctctctctttttctctttatctctctctctctctctttctctttatctctctatctctctttctctttctctctccatctccctttccctttccctttccctctccctctccctctcccactccctctccctctctctccctatctctccctctctctccctctctctctctttctctctctctccttctttccctccctctccctctccccttcccttctctctctatcatatatacatatgttttgtacgtgtgcgtgtgtgtgcgcgcgcccgcacacacagacacacaaacatatatatatgtatatacatatatattacacacacacacacacacacacacacacacatatatatatatatatatatatatatatacatatacatatacatatacatatacatatacatatacatatacatatacatatacatatacatatacatatacatatatatatatatatatatatatatatatatatatatatatatatatatatatatacacacaaacacacacacacacacacacacacacacacacacacacacacacatatatatatatatatatatatatatatatatatatatatatatatatatatatatatatatatatatatatacaggcacatacatatgtggggggggggtatgtgtatgtatatagatatagaaatatgtatatgcatatatatatatacaggcacatacatatgtggggggggggggtatgtgtatgtatatagatatagaaatatgtatatgcatatatatatatatatatatatatatatatatatatatatatatataatatatatatatatatatatatatatatatatataacatatatatatatatatacatatatatatatatatataacatatatatatatatatatatatatatatatatatatatatattatattcatatatatgcatatatatacatgtatatatacatatatatatttctatatctatatacatacacataccccctcacatatatatgtgcctgtatgtatgtatatatatatatatatatatatatatatatatatatatatatatatatatatatatatatatatacaggcacatatatatgtggggaggggggtatgtgtatgtatatagataaagaaatatatatatgtatatatacatgtgtatatatgcatatatatttatgaatatatatatatatatatatatatatatatatatatatatatatatatatatatatatacatttatatatatatatacctacacacctacacccacacacatagagacacacacacacacatgtatgtatatatatatatatatatatatatatatatatatatatatatatatatatatatatatatatacacatgtgtatgtgtatgtgtgtgtgtgtgtgtgtgtgtgtgtgtgtgtgtgtgtgtgtgtgagtgtgtgtgtgtgtgtgtgtgtgggtgtgggtgtgggtgtgggtgtgagtgtgagtgtgggtgtgagtgtgagtgtgagtgtgagtgtgggtgtgggtgtggatgtgagtgtgggtgtgtgtatgtacttatcatttatgtatgtaaatatatatatatatatatatatatatatatatatatgtgtgtgtgtgtgtgtgtgtgtgtgtgtacgtgtgtgtgtgtgcgtgtgcgtgtgtgtgtatgtgtatgtgtatgtgtatgtgtgtgtgtgtgtgtgtgtgtgtgtgtgtgtgtgtgtgtgtatgtgtgtgtgtgtgtgtttgtacatatcatttatgtgtgtatatatatacatctgtgcacacacgcacacacacacacacacacaaacacacatacacacacacacacacacacacaaacacacacacacacacacacacacacacacacacacacacacacacacacacacacacacacacacaaacacaaacacaaacacacataaacacacagacacacacacacagacacacacaaatatatatatatatatatatatatatatatatataaaatatatatatatatgtatgtatgtatatgtatatatacgtgtgtgtgtgtgtgtacacacatacactcacgtgtgtatgtgcgcgcacacacacacacacacacacacacacacaaatatatatatatatatataaatatatatatatatatatatatatatatatatatatatatatatatatatatatatatatatatatatgcatgtatgtatagctagatagctcctagttgcacactccttttagtgagtATTGTGATTTGATCGGTTTAAGAGTCTGTCTTCCAGCTGCCTGGCGGCAGTGAcacaggttcgagtcctggtcgAAGACTATTCATCCTGTCAGTGCACCAGTGCATTATTTCaccgtttgtgtatatacatacatatttaattgTTTGtgcccaggtgtgtgtgtgtgtgtgtgtgtgtgtgtgtgtgtgtgtgtgtgtgtgtgtgtgtgtgtgtgtgtgtgtgtgtgtgtgtgtgtgtgtgtgtgtatgtatgtatatatatatatatgtatgtatatatatgtatatatatatatatatatatatatatatatatatgtgtgtgtgtgtgtgtgtgtgtgtgtgtgtgtgtatgtgtgcatatatatatatatatatatatatatatatatatatatatatatatatatatatacacacacacacacacacacacacacacacacacacacacacacacacacacacacacacatatatatatatatatatatatatatatatatatatatacatatacatatatatatatacatatatatatatatataaatatatatgtatatatacatacatacacacacacacacacacacacacacacacacacacacacacacacacacacacacacacacacacacacacacacatacacacacacacacacacacacacacacacacacacacatatatatatatatatatatatatatatatatatatatatatatatacacacacacacacacacacacacacacacacacacacacacacacacacacacacacaaatatatatatatatatatatatatatatatatatatatatatatatatatatatacaggtttagATTTTATAATGAAAGAATCGACGCCTTAGCAGCATTTATTTATTACAAGACAGCCAAGAGAAGGCCGTGCGAAGCATTCCTTGCCGTCTAGTCCAGCCAACACCATAACACGCCGTGCCTTCGAGGTTCATGGTAACGCCCCAGGCGAGAAAAGCGATGTCGATAAGGGGATTCGTTCGGGGTCATTTGCTGAAAGCGGCTCGGGGGAAATTAACCGTGTCCCGCTTGCAGCGCTTCAGTCGCGGTACTCCAGCTGAACGCAGAGAGCACCGTTGACGAGCTGCTCGATGTCGTCCGACCTGGCGTTGATCTGCGCCTCGACGCCCTCCAGGAGCGCCGGGCCCTCCGTGTTGATGTCGTCGTTGACCTCGCCCGCGCCCTCCAGGTTGCTCTGTGGGAATGGGCCGCTGGCTCAGTCGTTCCTTCCTGGCCACCGCTCCACCGCCAACGCACCgcctcatccacccatccacccgtcTACTACTTAGCCACTGACTCACTTCCAGCCATTTTCTCACCTCGCTATccatgtctttcttcctttttttcctttcctttctctgtccatcAACTTCCTACGTCTTCATTCGACCCCACGgtccgtccccctcctcttcctccccccccctcccagcccatccgcccttccctcttacctcgaTGCTCTCGACGCCGAGGTCGATGGAGAAGGAGCCCGGCTGCATGCACACGGACATGGGGTCGAGGGAGTAGGAGTCCGCCTTGAAATCCACCTTCAGGTCGAAGTTGGTGAACTTGAGTCTGCGTGAGAGCAACAAGAGCTTGACTGATAGGCGATAGCAATAATCGTAGTGATAATAACCTTATGGTTAACGCTTTGATattaattacatcattattaccagaattatgaactttctcatcatcgttatcattttttttgttattataattaagacagtaattaatattatcttcattatagttctaattattatcatcataaccactaGAATCATGATTAGTTGAGGAGTTAAGGTTGGCGAGCAATTTGTCTGAAAAAGGACTCACTGGCCCGTCCCCGCCGCCTCCGTGGGCGTTCCATCGTGAACTCCGGTCAGCGAGTAGTCCTGCGTCAGCGCCGTCAGAAGAGGGACTCTCAGACTCATGGAGACCTGCGGCGGACATCAGCAAGTGGCTACGTCATGTCGGGGCGAATATGAGCAAATCAGCGCGTGCgccagtatatatatgcatatatatatatatatatatatatatatatatatatatatatatatatatatatatatatatatatacatatatatatatatatatatatatatatatatatatatatatatatatatatgtatatgtatacacacacccacacacacacacacacacacacgcacacacacacacacacacacacacacacaatatatatatatatatatatatatatatatatatatatatatatatatatatatatacatacatatatacaaatatatatgaataaataaattaataaatataaatttatatatatataaataaatatatatatatatatatatatatatatatataaatatatatatatatatatatatatatatatatatatatatatatatatatatatatatatatatatacatatttcatatatatatatacatattatatatatatatatatatatatatatatatatatatatatatatatatgtatgtatgtatgtatatatatatatatatatatatatagatatatatatatatatatctatatctatgtatatatatataataaatatgtatatatatatatatatatatatatatatataatatgtatgtatatatataaatatatatatatatatatatatatatata
This genomic stretch from Penaeus vannamei isolate JL-2024 chromosome 28, ASM4276789v1, whole genome shotgun sequence harbors:
- the LOC113803197 gene encoding uncharacterized protein isoform X2 — translated: MLRLASFLLTLGIALAQPLALLQEALAPYDPATVPAITNLNIVTDHSSFLFNATNVEVAGFGLVEVTSFVPPVPLLSKHVSMSLRVPLLTALTQDYSLTGVHDGTPTEAAGTGQLKFTNFDLKVDFKADSYSLDPMSVCMQPGSFSIDLGVESIESNLEGAGEVNDDINTEGPALLEGVEAQINARSDDIEQLVNGALCVQLEYRD
- the LOC113803197 gene encoding uncharacterized protein isoform X1, giving the protein MLRLASFLLTLGIALAQPLDKILEGDLTALLQEALAPYDPATVPAITNLNIVTDHSSFLFNATNVEVAGFGLVEVTSFVPPVPLLSKHVSMSLRVPLLTALTQDYSLTGVHDGTPTEAAGTGQLKFTNFDLKVDFKADSYSLDPMSVCMQPGSFSIDLGVESIESNLEGAGEVNDDINTEGPALLEGVEAQINARSDDIEQLVNGALCVQLEYRD